One Microbacterium marinum genomic window, CGAGGGTGCGCGACGCGCGATGGCCGAGGTGCCGACCGCGACGCTCGAGGTGATCGAGACGCCGGCGCTCACCGTGCTGGCGGGCCGCGCAGTGGGGGAGGAACTCGGGCACCGGGCGGTGGGAGACCGCCCCGACGGCGTCTTCTGCGCGAACGACCTGCTCGCGGTCGGGGTGCTCCAGGGCGCGGGAATCCTGGGCGACCTGCGGGTGCCCGACGACGTCGCACTGGTCGGCTACGACGACATCGACTTCGCGCAGGCGACCGTGGTTCCGCTCACCTCCGTCCGCCAGCCGGCCCGCGAGATCGGGGTCGCGGCGGTCGATGCGCTGTTCGCTTCGCTGTCGGATCCGGATGCCGCGCCCGCGCGCGTCCGGTTCCGCCCCGAGCTCGTCGTGCGCGCCTCGACCGGCGGCTGAGCGGGCGCCCGCTCAGGCGTCGCGAAAGTGGGCTGACGCGCGCTCGCGCGATCGCGCGCAGCGCGGCGCTCACTGTCGAGCGCCGCTTGTGCCCAGCTCCCGCGTTCAGGTGGCAGCTATTGTCGCTTCGCCGCGCGCGATGCGGCGTGTCCTGCCACCTGGAGGCGTGGGCGGTGCCGCCGCCCGCGGGGCGGTATGGGCCGCGGCATCCATTGACACGATTCACAACCGGATCTAGGCTCGGAATCGGCGACTGGGGAAAGCGCATTCCGAAGTTCGATGATGAACGACCGAAAGTGAATCCGATGAGAAGACCCGTCCGTACATCCGTGGTCGCCGCGCTCGCCGCGGCGGCCCTCGTCATCCCGGCCCAGGCCGCGATGGCACAGCCGGGACACGGCCCCGGCAAGCCGAAGCCCGCGGCATCGCCGCAGCTGGAGAAGCTCGATCGCGGTCTCGTCGCGCTCCCGGGAGACGACGGCATCCACCTCACCTGGCGCCTGTTCAAGAGCGAGGCGACCGGCGCGTCGGCCACCGGGCTCACCGGCACCGACTTCGTCGTGAAGCGCGACGGCAAGCGCATCGCGACCGTCACCGACTCGACCACGTACGTCGACCCGGACGGCACGGAGCGCTCGCGCTACACCGTCTCGCCGCTGCAGGGAAAGCGCGAGGGCAAGCCCTCCGAGAAGGTCACGGTGCAGGGGTCGCCGTTCCTCGACATCCCGCTCACCAAGCCCGCCGATGGGGTCACCCCCGCCGGCGAGGCGTACACGTACTCCGCGAACGACGTCTCCGTCGGCGACGTGGACGGCGACGGCGCGTACGAATACGTCGTCAAGTGGGACCCGTCGAACTCGAAGGACGTCTCGCAGGTCGGCTACACCGGCCCGGTCTACATCGACACGTACGAGCTCGACGGCACGCTGCTGAACCGCATCGACCTGGGTGTGAACATCCGCGCCGGCGCGCACTACACGCAATTCCTCGTCTACGACTTCGACGGGAACGGCAAGGCCGAGATCATGATGAAGACGGCGCCGGGTACGAAGAGCACGGAGTTCAAGAAGGGCAAGGCGAAGAAGGCCGAGTTCGTCACCATGCCGAAGGCCGACCGCAAGGCCGGCTACTCCCACGCCGACGACTACCGGATGAGCGCCCAGGACTATGCGGCCCACCTCGCGGGCGTCTTCGAGGGCTGGTCGGAGCGCGAAGAGGTCGTGTCGGGTCAGTGGCCCGCCACGATCGAAGAGGCGCTCGGCGCCGAGCCGCAGTACGACTACCCGCTGAGCCGCGCCGACGCCGAAGAGCTCGTCGACTACTTCATCGACGTCTACGCGCCGTCGCGGTCGGCGCGCAACGTGCTGCGCAACTTCGAGGGCTTCATCGTCGACGGTCCCGAGTACCTCACGGTGTTCGAGGGCAAGACCGGCAAGGAGCTCGAGACCGTCCGCTACGAGCCGGGCCGCGGTGACGACGGCCTGCTCTGGGGTGACTACGCGATGTCGCGGATCGAGCCGGGCAACCGCGTCGATCGCTTCCTCTCGGGCGTCGCCTACCTCGACGGTCAGCGTCCTTCGGCCGTCTTCGCCCGCGGGTACTACACGCGCTCGACCGTCGCGACCTACGACTGGAACGGCAAGCACCTCACGAAGCGCTGGTTCGTCGACAGCGGCCACGTGCCGATGACGAACCCGTTCAACGACGGCCCGCACGGGCGCGACGGCACCGACCCCGAGTACGGCACCCTCACGACGCAGGGCTTCCACAGCCTGAGCGCCGCCGACGTCGACGGCGACGGCAAGCAGGAGATCGTCTACGGATCCGCGACCCTCGACGACGACGGCAGCCTGCTCTACTCCTCGTTCGACACGATGCCCGCAGGCAGTGCGACGCCCGGCGAGAACGTGCGCCTCGGCCACGGCGACGCGATGCACGTGGGCGACTTCGACCCGAACCGACCCGGCAAGGAGATCTTCACGGTCCACGAGGGCGGCGCGTACGCGCCGTACGGCACGGCGATGCGGGATGCCGCGACCGGCGAGGTGCTGTTCGGGGCGTACTCCGGCCGCGACACCGGACGCGGAATGGTCGGCGACGTGCGGCCCGACGTCGACGGTGTCGAGGTCTGGTCGAGCATGCCCGCCGGAACGGATGCCTCCGGGCTCCTCTCCGCCTCCGGCGACGTGCTCCAGTCCACCAACCCGGGCACGAACATGTCGATCCGGTGGGCCGGCGACCTCACGACGCAGATCGTGAACGGCGCGCAGACGGTGACGCCAACGATCGATGACTGGACGCGGGGCACCGTGCTCACGGCATCCGGCACCCTCACGAACAACGGCACGAAGGGCAACCCGTCGCTCGTCGCCGACGTCCTGGGTGACTGGCGCGAGGAGCTGCTCGTGCGGACGGCGGACTCGTCGGCGCTGCGCATCTACGTCTCGACCGAGCCGACGGAGCACAAGCTCTACACGCTCATGCACGACGTGCAGTACCGGGCCGAGATCGCGCGTCAGCAGACGACATACAACCAGCCCGCGTACACGGACTTCTACCTGGCGTCGGACATGTCCTTCGAGGACGTGCCGCTCGGGTCGAAGCGCGGGCGCTGAGCCCGGCCTTCGCCGAGCGCGCCGCCTGATGCCGAACGCGCCCGCTGTTGGAGGGCAACAGTGGGCGCGTTCGGCACGAGCGTGCGCACTCGCGTGCGCGGCATCCGCTGTCCGGATCATGTCCTCTCACTGAACGCACACGACGTGCGCGCGCACATCGTGTCGCTTCGGCGAGAGGACATGATGTCGACGGGGTGGAAAGGGCTCAGTTGCCGCGGACGAGGGCGTTGACCTCGCGCTGCCAGTCGCGCAGCTGCCACATGGGGTGGTGCGGCGCTGCGTTCGAGCAGGGGACGACACCCCACGCGCCGTGGTCGAGAGCGGTGCGGATGCCGTGTTCGGCGAGGCCGCGACCGATCTCACCCTCCTCGAACGTGCCGTGCAGGGGCGTGTACCCGACCCAGCCCTCGCCGACGAGCGCCGGGACACCCTGCCAGCGCGCCCACTCCGCGATCGCGATCACGCGGGACTCGATCTCGCGGCGCATCACCTCGGCGTACCGCGGATACTCCGCGTCGAGCCAGGCGTCCCAGGCTTCGACGTCGACCCAGTCGTACCCGTAGATCATCTGATTCGTCACGACGGTCGCCCGCAGCTTCCAGTCGGCGGGTCGGCCGTACTCGGCGGGCGTCGGCGCGTCCGGCAGGAGCAGCGCCCGCAGTTCCGCATTCGGGAACCCCTCGGTCCCCTCCGACCGGATGTCGATCCGCTGCTGCAGGGCGTCGAGCACCCCGTAGCTGTACACGTGGAACTGCGCGGCGCCGAGCCCATCCGGCACCCGGTGCATCGCGAGGTGCGGAGGCTTGCCGTAGCTGGCGGTGATCAGAAGGTCTGGATGCCGCGATCGCAGGCGCGCCACCTCGTCGGCACCGCCGTCCTCCAGCGCCGGCAGGATCGAGAAGTCGACCTCGTTGTGCAGCTCGACCAGCGCAACGAGGTCGCGGAACCCCTGCGCATCGATCCACTCGAGCATCCGGTCCCAGGCGTCGGCCAGTGCCCGGTAGCGCTCGGCAAGCGGGACGGCGTCGATCGCCTCGAACCACCGCGGCGACCGCGCGAACGACGGCGACTGCTGGTACTCCCAGCTCGCGAGGATCAGCACGAGCCCGTGCCGCTCGGCGGCGACGAACAGCGCGGCGAGGTGCGCGAGCAGGTCGATCCGGTAGCCGCCCGGGGTGTCGTACCAGCGGGTCCGTTGCCCGTAGTACCCGCCGCCGGGCGCGGCGCCCAGCCCCTCGACGTCGAGGTCCCGGGCGAGGTCGTCGAGCCCGAGCCCGCCGAACAGCAGCATCGGCGCCGCGCAGATGCGGATCGCGTTGTAGCCGAGCGCGGCGGCGTCGGCGCACGCGGCATCCAGGTCGGCGTAGACATCGCCGTGGCCGGCGCGGGTGTACCAGGAGAAGTCCCACAGCGTGATGGCCAGGCGCTCCGGCAGGTGCGCCGGAACCGGACCGGTGAGACCGCTCCTGTCGGCGGCGACGGTGCCGGAACCCAGGTAGCGCTCGGTCATGCGTCCATCCTCTCGGGTGCTGTCACGGATGCCGCATCCGCGCGACCCTGCACAGCGAGAGCGCGCAGCGCCTCGGCGTGCGCGCGGCGACGCTCGGGGGTGTCGAGATCGAACACGAGCAGTTCCGGGAGTGAGGTCGCGAAGTAGTCCACGGCGTCGGGCGCCGCGTCGATCTCGGCGGCCCGCGCGTCGAGGGCGTCCCAGGCGGCGGCCGCCAGCTCGCGCTCGCCGAGCCGGGTGTGCGCGACGCCGATCCAGTACGTCGCGGCGTCCGCGGGTCGCGGCGCGACCGCGAGCGGCGTCGCAGCGCGGGCGGCCTGCCACGCGGCATCCGCTCCCGGCGCATCGCCGACAAGACGGCGTGCGTCGCCGAGGAGGACCAGCCGTTCGGCGAGCGGGACCGACGGATGCCGCCCCTCGCCGAGGTTCGCCGGTGCAGCGATGCCCGCCTCGAGCAGACCCACCGCCGCGGCGGCGTCGCCGACGGCGAGCAGCCGCCGCGCGACGGCGCACGCGGCCCGGTCGTAAGCGGCCAGGACGACACCCTCGCCGCCCTCGAACGCGCGGAACGTGCGCGTCGTCACGATGGCCCACGCCTCGTCTATGTGCCCGGCGTCGAGAAGCAGTCCGACGTGCACGACGGACAGGTCGTCGCGCGCCGGGATGACATCGCGGTGCCGCTCGATCAGGGTCAGTCGGGTCGCGGCATCCGTCCCCATCAGCTGTGCGACGAGGTCGCGCTCGAGGACGAGCCGTCCATCGACGCGGGCGTGGAGCGTCCGCTCGTAGAGGTCGGCGGCGTCGGCGGGATCCCCGCCCGCGCGCACCGTCGCGAGTGCGAGGTTCCGGAGGGTGACGGGGTCGGCCGCACCACCGTCGACCGCCCGCTGGAGCGCCTCGCGGGCGTCGGCGTCGCGCCCGGCATCGATGAGCCACGAGCCCAGCAGGCTCGCCGCCGCGATCGACCCCCGTGCTGCACCGGTGACCAATGCGTCGTACTGGTCGAGGCCGGCGGGGAACGCCCCGTCCAGGTCGAGCGCGTCGGCCGCCGCACGCTCGGTCGCCGCTGTGCCGGCGTCGCCGAGGGCATCCGCCCATGCTGCGCGCAGGAGGCGGCGCGTGGGTTCGACGTTGCCGAACCCGGCGGGCCCTGTCGCCGTCGTCGCCGTCACCTCGAGCGCCTCGCGCCATGCGCCGACTCGGGCGAACTCCGCGCCCGCATCGAGCGCGGTGCGCGGGTCGACCGGCGTGCCCGATCCGGCGAGCAGCATCGTCACGGGGTCGAGCGGGTCGGCCGCGACGAGCGCGTCGAGCGCCTCGCGGGCCTCTACGTCCCGACCGAGTGCGCGGAGTGCGAAGACCCGCACCCGCTGCGCCTCGGGAATGGATGCCGCGCTCTCGGCGAGCTGCAGTGCGTCGCCCGGCCGTCCGGCCCGGAGCGCGATGCGCGCGCGTCCGAGCGCCGCCGGCGCCGCCCACACGGCGTTCCATCCGGCGCGGCCCCACCGGCGGTCGGCGCCGGCGGCGTCGCCGAGCCGCTCGAGGACGAGCGCGAGCAGCGCGTGCGCCTCGCCGTCGCGGGGGTTGAGGTTGCGGCGGGTCTCCCGCGCCACCGCGATCTCGAGGTGCTCCCGCGCGGCGGTGTACGCGCCGCGGTGCAGGTGCCACGCGCCGAGCGCGGTGCGGGCGCGGATGTCGCCCGGGTCGCGGCGGAGCAGCTCGCCGAGGTACGGCAGCGGCGACCGGGTCGGATGCCGGTACTGGATGAGGTGCATCGCGGTCGCGTACAGCTCGTCGGCCGCGTCGATCTCGGTCGGCTGCGGCGGTGCCGTGGCGACCCACGGTTCCCCGGCGTCCTCTTCGCGCTGGCGCCAGGCGACGAGCTCGCGGTCGTCCGCGCGGACGGTCACCCCGACGACCTCGCCGGCCACCTCGGTGGCCCATGGTGCGTCCGGTCCGAGCGGCGTCGCCGAGTCGATCGTCGAGCCGTCGACCAGGGTGATCGTGATGCGGGCGTCGAACGCGCTGGTGGCGATCGCGGAGACGCGTGAACCGGACACCGACACCGCGGCATCCGTCGTCGCCTGCCGCACCGGACCGGTCGCGTGGATCGGGTACCAGTACTGCCGGAACGTCTTCGTCTCGCCGGGGACGAGCCAGGCGAAGTCGGGCTGGTTGTCGGTGTAGACGCCCGCCATGAGCTCGACGTACGGGCCGTCGGTGTCGGTGAGCTGGTCGTCCCAGACGCGGCCGATCGGACCGTCGCCCCATGTCCACTGCTTCTTGCCGGGCGAGAGTGCGGGGTCTGCCCAATGGACGAAACCGGCGTCGGCGTCGTGGTCGTAGCCGCCGAAGAACGCGTCGGCGGTGTCGGTGATCATGTACGAGGTCGGCACCGGGATGTTGCTGTAGACGTCGATGCGGTCGGCGTCAGGTCGCTCGGCGGCGAGGGCCGGGTAATCGACGCCGTAATACGGACGGTCGGCGCGCGGGAAGGCTGTGATCGCGCGGCGGGCGTGGTCGGCGACGAACCGGACGTCGTCGGGGAAGAACGATTGGTACCGCTCGTGCGAGCGCGCGGCGACGTTCGCCCACCAGAGGAAGGTCTGCGGCACGTCGGTGCGGTTGTGCAGGCGCGCGTCGAGCTCGATGAGCGACGAGCCCGGACGGAGTCGGATGCCGTGGAGCCCACGCATCCGCTGGAGCGGATCGAGATCGCTGTGCCAGACGACGACCCCGCCGTCGCGCTCGCGCTCGATGCGCGAATCGACCGGCAGGAACGTCGCGGGGCGGTGGTGCTGCGGCCAGTTGAACTCGACACCGCCCGACATCCAGGGGCCGGCGAGCCCGACGAGCGCGGGCTTGATGACGTTGTTCCGGTAGAAGAAGTCGTAGCCGGCGACCTTGTCGTAGCCGATGTGGATGCGGCCGCCGATCTCGGGGAGGAGCATCAACCGGACGTAGGCGTTCTCGAGGTGGATCGCGCGCCACAAGCGCGGGCGCTTGGCGTGCGAGATCGTCTCGGTCATCGGCAGCGGGTACACCCTCCCGCTCGAGCCCTGGTAGACGCGCCGTTCGAGGAACGCCGGGTACGGGTCGGGAGCGCCGGGCTCGTACGTGTCGATCTCGACATCGTCCGCCCAGCAGGCCACACCACCGGCGTCGAGGATCGCCTGCTGGTCGGCCGGCGCAGCAGGCAGGTCGATCCGGCTCGTGGCGCGGCGGGGCAGGGTGTCGTCGTCGGTCACGAGGCGAATCTACGGTCGGAGGGGTCGGCGCTCCATGCCCGATCGCCGCGTGGGCCTGGACGATCCGATGGTCAGCGACGCGGTGGCCGCTGCGTGGCAGGATGGGGTCGTGGAACGGGCGGAAGGCTTCGAGCGGCAGAGGTTGAGCGTCGTCCCGCGACCGCTCGTCGAGGCGGCATTGCTCAGACCGGTCACGCGTCGGATCGTCGTGACGGATGCAGGCTACTTCCCACGCGCCGCCGACCATGGGCGCCACCGCCCGAACGGCGCGGCCGAGACCATCGTGATCGTCTGCGTCGACGGCAGCGGGTGGGTCGAGGCGGGTGGACAGCGCACGCGCGTCGGCTCGTCGACCGCGATCGTGCTGCCCGGCGGCATCCCTCATTCCTACGGTGCGTCCGCGGATGACCCCTGGACGATCTGGTGGTGCCATGTGCGCGGTTCCGACGTCGCGGAGCTGCTCGACGCAGCCGACATCTCACCGGCGCGCGTGACGCTGTCGCTGCGCGGAGCCGACCGGGTGACGGCGATGCTCGACGAGATCTCGACGTCGCTCGAGCGCGACACGACGCCCGCGCGTCTGGTTGCGACGTCCGGCATGGCGTGGCGGCTCCTCACCCAGCTCGCCGTCGACCGGCTGCTGCCCGAGCACGGCACCCCGCTCGAGCGCGCGCTCCGCTATCTCGAGGACCGCGTCGACGGGAGCGTCCACGTCCCTGAGCTCGCCGCGATGGTCGGGGTGTCGCCGTCGCACCTGGCCTCGCTCTTCCGCGAGGCGACCGGCGGCGGCGTCGTCGCGCACCACCTCGCGCTGAAGATGGCGCGGGCGCGGCAGCTGCTCGACACCACCGACCTCCCCGTCGCCGAGATCGGCCGCCGCGTCGGCATGGACGACCCGTTCTACTTCTCGCGCCGGTTCCGCCTCACGCACGGCATGGCGCCGACGGCCTACCGCGAGCACCGAAAAGGGTGAGTGGATGCCGCGCCGCGGCGTCCTTCACCCCTTGGTGGCGCCGGCGGTGAGGTCTGCGCGCCAGAAGCGCTGCAGCGCGGGGCGGGCGTCGAGCGCGTGCGTTGGTGTCGAGAGCGCCGGGTACTGCCGCGCACAAGCCGGCGCGTTCGGCACAACGCGGCGCTCTCAGTGGCAAGCCGCGCCGGCCACGAAACCGGCGGCAAGACGCGGCATGGTGGATGCGGGGGTGAGCATGGACGATTCGCGGGTGCTCGCTGCTGCGGCATCCGTCCCTCGTAGGCTCGGATGACGCTTTCCCGCCCGAGTCGATGGAGATCCGATGCCGCACCACCACGTGACCGTGACGAGGCCCGCCCCCGCCGATGTCGCTGATGTCACCCCGACGGCCGCGTCGGCCGTCTCCGTCACGACACGCGCGATCCGCCGTGACGGTCACGCGATCTTCCCGGTCTCGGGAGAGGTTCACTACTCGCGCGTGCCCCGACGGCGATGGCGGGCCGTGCTCGAGGCCGCGAGAGCAGGTGGTCTCACCCACGTCTCCACCTACGTGCTGTGGAATCACCACGAGCCGGTGCGGGGCGAGATCGACTTCTCGGATGGACTCGATCTGCGCAGCTTCGCCGAGACCGCGATCGACGTGGGCCTCGGAGTCATCCTCCGGATCGGACCGTACGCGCACGCCGAGGCGCGGCACGGCGGGCTCCCGGATTGGCTCGCCGGCTGGGGTCTCGCGCTGCGGACGAACGATCCCGACTATCTCGCGATCGTCGATGCCTGGTACGCGCGGCTCGCCGCCGAGGTCGCCGGCATCCCGCTCTTCTCGGTGCAGGTCGACAACGAGCTCTACGACGGAGCGGCCCACCTGGCCCGCCTGCGGCACATGGCCGAACGGCACGGATTCGCGGCCCCGATCTGGACGGCGACGGCATGGGGCGCGGCACAGGTGCCGAACGGATTCTTTCCGGTCTACGGCGGCTACCCCGAATCGTTCTGGGTGGATGCCGATGCCGGCCCGGATCTGCGCAGCTTCTCGAACTTCTACCCGTCACCGCGCCGTGACGACGACTCGATCGGCGCCGATCATCGGGCAGTGGATGCCGCAGGTGCAGTGGATGCCGCGGGCGCAGTGGATGCCGCAGGCGCAGTGGATGCCGCAGGCGCAGTGGATGCCGCGGGCGCAGTGACCACCCCCGCGGAGCCGTATCCCTTCGCGACGTGCGAGCTGGGTGCCGGCATGACCTCGGCGTATCACCGCCGGCTGGACGTCCCCGCCGAAGACGTCGCCGCCCTCGCGCTCGCCAAGCTCGCCTCGGGCAGTGTGTGGCAGGGCTTCTACATGTATGCGGACGGCGTCAATCCGCGCCGCGACCTGCAGGAGTCCCACGAGACCGGATCGCCCAACGACTTCGTCGAGCTGTCGTACGACTTCGGCGCGCCGGTGCAGGTCGACGGGGCGGTACGGCCGAGCTGGTTCGCCCTCCGTCGTCAGCACCACCTGCTGCAGCGATGGGGGAGCGCGCTCGCAGACATGCCGGCATCCTTCCCCGCGGGTGCCGTCGACACGCCCGATGTCACCGGGCTGCGCTGGTCGGTGCGTTCCGACGGGGTCACGGGCTTCGTCTTCGTCGTCAATCGGCAGCCGCACGTGGCCTTGCCTGAGCACCGCGACGTGCGGTTCGTCGTGACCACGGATGCCACCGAGGTCGCGTTCCCGCCCGTAGACGTCCCCTCGGGAGCGTCGTTCGCATGGCCCTTCGGGCTGCCGCTCGGCGATGTGACGCTGGCGTGGCTCACCGCCCAGCCGGTGGCCGAGCTCGACTGGCAGGGCGCGCCGCTGCTCGTGGCGGCGGCGACCGACGGCATCCCGGCCCGCCTGGAGGCGGACGCCACCGCCGAGGCGGAAGACGTCCCGGGCCGCGGACGCTGGTTCGCGCTGCGCCGCGACGGACAGGTTCGCGCCCGGGTGCTGATCCTCGAGGAACCCGATGCCGACGCCGCCACCGTGGTCGACGGCCGGCTGGTGTGGGCGCCGGGCGCGGTCGTCACCGCCGACGGCGTGATCCGATGGGCGGGCGCCGAGACCGCCCGCGCCGAGGTGCTGACGGATGTCGGGTGGCAGTCGCTGGAGGTCGCGGCATCCCCTGCGGAGGAGCTGGACTGGACGATCGAGCATGGCGCGGGAGACCCACCCGCGGGCACATATGGCGAGTCGGGGCGGGCGTCGGTCCCCCGTGACTGGTCGGCTGCCGCCGTCGTGCGGATGCCGGTGCGGCCGGGAGACGACCGGTCG contains:
- a CDS encoding rhamnogalacturonan lyase; its protein translation is MNPMRRPVRTSVVAALAAAALVIPAQAAMAQPGHGPGKPKPAASPQLEKLDRGLVALPGDDGIHLTWRLFKSEATGASATGLTGTDFVVKRDGKRIATVTDSTTYVDPDGTERSRYTVSPLQGKREGKPSEKVTVQGSPFLDIPLTKPADGVTPAGEAYTYSANDVSVGDVDGDGAYEYVVKWDPSNSKDVSQVGYTGPVYIDTYELDGTLLNRIDLGVNIRAGAHYTQFLVYDFDGNGKAEIMMKTAPGTKSTEFKKGKAKKAEFVTMPKADRKAGYSHADDYRMSAQDYAAHLAGVFEGWSEREEVVSGQWPATIEEALGAEPQYDYPLSRADAEELVDYFIDVYAPSRSARNVLRNFEGFIVDGPEYLTVFEGKTGKELETVRYEPGRGDDGLLWGDYAMSRIEPGNRVDRFLSGVAYLDGQRPSAVFARGYYTRSTVATYDWNGKHLTKRWFVDSGHVPMTNPFNDGPHGRDGTDPEYGTLTTQGFHSLSAADVDGDGKQEIVYGSATLDDDGSLLYSSFDTMPAGSATPGENVRLGHGDAMHVGDFDPNRPGKEIFTVHEGGAYAPYGTAMRDAATGEVLFGAYSGRDTGRGMVGDVRPDVDGVEVWSSMPAGTDASGLLSASGDVLQSTNPGTNMSIRWAGDLTTQIVNGAQTVTPTIDDWTRGTVLTASGTLTNNGTKGNPSLVADVLGDWREELLVRTADSSALRIYVSTEPTEHKLYTLMHDVQYRAEIARQQTTYNQPAYTDFYLASDMSFEDVPLGSKRGR
- a CDS encoding AraC family transcriptional regulator: MPDRRVGLDDPMVSDAVAAAWQDGVVERAEGFERQRLSVVPRPLVEAALLRPVTRRIVVTDAGYFPRAADHGRHRPNGAAETIVIVCVDGSGWVEAGGQRTRVGSSTAIVLPGGIPHSYGASADDPWTIWWCHVRGSDVAELLDAADISPARVTLSLRGADRVTAMLDEISTSLERDTTPARLVATSGMAWRLLTQLAVDRLLPEHGTPLERALRYLEDRVDGSVHVPELAAMVGVSPSHLASLFREATGGGVVAHHLALKMARARQLLDTTDLPVAEIGRRVGMDDPFYFSRRFRLTHGMAPTAYREHRKG
- a CDS encoding beta-galactosidase, which gives rise to MPHHHVTVTRPAPADVADVTPTAASAVSVTTRAIRRDGHAIFPVSGEVHYSRVPRRRWRAVLEAARAGGLTHVSTYVLWNHHEPVRGEIDFSDGLDLRSFAETAIDVGLGVILRIGPYAHAEARHGGLPDWLAGWGLALRTNDPDYLAIVDAWYARLAAEVAGIPLFSVQVDNELYDGAAHLARLRHMAERHGFAAPIWTATAWGAAQVPNGFFPVYGGYPESFWVDADAGPDLRSFSNFYPSPRRDDDSIGADHRAVDAAGAVDAAGAVDAAGAVDAAGAVDAAGAVTTPAEPYPFATCELGAGMTSAYHRRLDVPAEDVAALALAKLASGSVWQGFYMYADGVNPRRDLQESHETGSPNDFVELSYDFGAPVQVDGAVRPSWFALRRQHHLLQRWGSALADMPASFPAGAVDTPDVTGLRWSVRSDGVTGFVFVVNRQPHVALPEHRDVRFVVTTDATEVAFPPVDVPSGASFAWPFGLPLGDVTLAWLTAQPVAELDWQGAPLLVAAATDGIPARLEADATAEAEDVPGRGRWFALRRDGQVRARVLILEEPDADAATVVDGRLVWAPGAVVTADGVIRWAGAETARAEVLTDVGWQSLEVAASPAEELDWTIEHGAGDPPAGTYGESGRASVPRDWSAAAVVRMPVRPGDDRSWVIEWHGDVARAWSGERLVSDAAWTGRPWRIPAEARGDAVELRIEILPAPPSAPVYFPAAPPAGAAVVSARAESSAEAQVG
- a CDS encoding DUF5107 domain-containing protein, which gives rise to MPRRATSRIDLPAAPADQQAILDAGGVACWADDVEIDTYEPGAPDPYPAFLERRVYQGSSGRVYPLPMTETISHAKRPRLWRAIHLENAYVRLMLLPEIGGRIHIGYDKVAGYDFFYRNNVIKPALVGLAGPWMSGGVEFNWPQHHRPATFLPVDSRIERERDGGVVVWHSDLDPLQRMRGLHGIRLRPGSSLIELDARLHNRTDVPQTFLWWANVAARSHERYQSFFPDDVRFVADHARRAITAFPRADRPYYGVDYPALAAERPDADRIDVYSNIPVPTSYMITDTADAFFGGYDHDADAGFVHWADPALSPGKKQWTWGDGPIGRVWDDQLTDTDGPYVELMAGVYTDNQPDFAWLVPGETKTFRQYWYPIHATGPVRQATTDAAVSVSGSRVSAIATSAFDARITITLVDGSTIDSATPLGPDAPWATEVAGEVVGVTVRADDRELVAWRQREEDAGEPWVATAPPQPTEIDAADELYATAMHLIQYRHPTRSPLPYLGELLRRDPGDIRARTALGAWHLHRGAYTAAREHLEIAVARETRRNLNPRDGEAHALLALVLERLGDAAGADRRWGRAGWNAVWAAPAALGRARIALRAGRPGDALQLAESAASIPEAQRVRVFALRALGRDVEAREALDALVAADPLDPVTMLLAGSGTPVDPRTALDAGAEFARVGAWREALEVTATTATGPAGFGNVEPTRRLLRAAWADALGDAGTAATERAAADALDLDGAFPAGLDQYDALVTGAARGSIAAASLLGSWLIDAGRDADAREALQRAVDGGAADPVTLRNLALATVRAGGDPADAADLYERTLHARVDGRLVLERDLVAQLMGTDAATRLTLIERHRDVIPARDDLSVVHVGLLLDAGHIDEAWAIVTTRTFRAFEGGEGVVLAAYDRAACAVARRLLAVGDAAAAVGLLEAGIAAPANLGEGRHPSVPLAERLVLLGDARRLVGDAPGADAAWQAARAATPLAVAPRPADAATYWIGVAHTRLGERELAAAAWDALDARAAEIDAAPDAVDYFATSLPELLVFDLDTPERRRAHAEALRALAVQGRADAASVTAPERMDA
- a CDS encoding cellulase-like family protein, whose amino-acid sequence is MTERYLGSGTVAADRSGLTGPVPAHLPERLAITLWDFSWYTRAGHGDVYADLDAACADAAALGYNAIRICAAPMLLFGGLGLDDLARDLDVEGLGAAPGGGYYGQRTRWYDTPGGYRIDLLAHLAALFVAAERHGLVLILASWEYQQSPSFARSPRWFEAIDAVPLAERYRALADAWDRMLEWIDAQGFRDLVALVELHNEVDFSILPALEDGGADEVARLRSRHPDLLITASYGKPPHLAMHRVPDGLGAAQFHVYSYGVLDALQQRIDIRSEGTEGFPNAELRALLLPDAPTPAEYGRPADWKLRATVVTNQMIYGYDWVDVEAWDAWLDAEYPRYAEVMRREIESRVIAIAEWARWQGVPALVGEGWVGYTPLHGTFEEGEIGRGLAEHGIRTALDHGAWGVVPCSNAAPHHPMWQLRDWQREVNALVRGN